The Amycolatopsis sp. DG1A-15b genome window below encodes:
- a CDS encoding low temperature requirement protein A produces MPTRRLQLVSADEDHRVSTIELFFDLVFVYAITQVTQLMADHLSPAGVGQGVAMLAVLWWCWCSYAWLATTIHVDHGIARLAMFGAMAAMFLVSLTIPEAFADHPGGLFTPALFVACYALVRLLHLVAYLGAAKHDPGLRRVLLKMFVGLLPSVGLLAVAAFLSGPWQLGLWVVALGIDYLNVYLAGPDGWRLNAPAHFAERFGLIVIIALGESIVAIGIGIGALPMSWLVAGAAVCGLTLAAGMWWTYFDVVARVSEHRLTTATGVERAKLATDSYTFLHLPLIAGIVLVALGLKKAFLYIADTEHHTPGEALHGVPIWTLTGGLALYLITLSALRKRNLGSWNVQRLVLGVLLVAATPLLEHVPAAVLLLIAAALVLGLITFERIRFAEWRRKVHTAHA; encoded by the coding sequence GTGCCCACGAGACGCCTGCAGCTGGTGAGCGCGGATGAGGACCACCGCGTCTCCACCATCGAACTCTTCTTCGACCTGGTCTTCGTCTACGCCATCACCCAGGTCACCCAGCTGATGGCCGACCACCTGAGCCCTGCCGGCGTCGGGCAGGGGGTGGCCATGCTCGCCGTACTGTGGTGGTGCTGGTGCAGTTATGCCTGGCTCGCCACCACCATCCACGTCGACCACGGGATCGCGCGGCTGGCGATGTTCGGGGCCATGGCCGCCATGTTCCTGGTGTCGCTGACCATCCCGGAAGCCTTTGCCGACCATCCCGGCGGGTTGTTCACCCCCGCGCTGTTCGTGGCCTGCTACGCGCTCGTGCGGCTGCTGCACCTCGTGGCCTACCTCGGTGCCGCGAAGCACGACCCCGGGCTCCGGCGGGTACTGCTCAAGATGTTCGTCGGGTTGCTGCCGAGTGTCGGGCTGCTGGCCGTCGCCGCGTTCCTCAGCGGGCCTTGGCAGCTGGGGTTGTGGGTGGTGGCATTGGGAATCGATTACCTCAACGTCTACCTCGCCGGGCCGGACGGGTGGCGGCTGAACGCTCCCGCGCACTTCGCCGAGCGGTTCGGGCTCATCGTGATCATCGCGCTCGGCGAGTCGATCGTCGCGATCGGCATCGGGATCGGGGCGCTGCCGATGTCGTGGCTGGTCGCCGGCGCGGCCGTGTGCGGGCTGACGCTGGCCGCCGGGATGTGGTGGACGTACTTCGACGTCGTCGCGCGCGTGTCCGAGCACCGCCTGACCACCGCGACCGGGGTCGAACGCGCGAAGCTCGCCACCGACTCCTACACCTTCCTGCACCTGCCGCTGATCGCCGGGATCGTGCTGGTCGCCCTCGGCCTGAAGAAGGCGTTCCTCTACATCGCCGACACCGAGCACCACACCCCCGGCGAAGCGCTGCACGGCGTGCCGATCTGGACGCTCACCGGCGGCCTCGCGCTCTACCTGATCACGCTGAGTGCCCTCCGCAAGCGCAACCTCGGCAGCTGGAACGTCCAGCGGCTGGTCCTCGGCGTGCTGCTGGTCGCGGCGACGCCGCTGCTGGAGCACGTGCCCGCGGCCGTCCTGCTGCTGATCGCCGCCGCCCTGGTGCTCGGGCTCATCACTTTCGAGCGCATCCGGTTCGCCGAGTGGCGCAGGAAAGTGCACACCGCCCACGCGTAA
- a CDS encoding acyl-CoA dehydrogenase family protein: protein MGWGLSALTRLAGSKVVDRAGLRKPLEGLVTAGTRNGFRVAGAATRSFKSVQKLGKPARLAPTADTGLFDLTPTEDQQLIVETVTEFAAEQLRPAAADADAKLEAPEGLLSRAAELGISLVGIPEELGGIGTERSVVTNALVAEALAHGDLGLAVAVLAPSAVSTALVSWGDEQQQADYLPAFTGEHVPAAALALQEQKALYDPFKPATKARRTPKGYQLDGVKSLVPRATQAELFIVSADLEGRGPALFLVESSNAGVSIEAEPAMGLRGAATGKLHLEQVALPAGALLGGGKADVFAEVVRLSRLGWAALAAGTAKAVLDYVVPYVNERTAFGEPISHRQAVAFSVADIAIELEGLRLVTLRAAARAEQGKSYAREVALARKLAVDKGMQIGNAGVQLLGGHGFVKEHPVERWYRDLRAIGVMEGAVLL from the coding sequence ATGGGCTGGGGCCTGTCCGCGCTGACCCGGCTGGCCGGGAGCAAGGTCGTCGATCGGGCCGGGCTGCGCAAGCCCCTCGAAGGCCTGGTCACGGCGGGGACGCGCAACGGCTTCCGCGTCGCCGGCGCGGCGACCCGGTCGTTCAAGTCGGTGCAGAAGCTGGGCAAGCCCGCCCGGCTCGCGCCGACCGCCGACACCGGGCTGTTCGACCTCACGCCGACCGAGGACCAGCAGCTCATCGTCGAAACGGTGACGGAGTTCGCCGCCGAGCAGCTGCGGCCGGCCGCCGCCGACGCCGACGCCAAGCTCGAGGCGCCCGAGGGACTGCTGAGCCGGGCCGCCGAGCTGGGCATCAGCCTGGTCGGCATCCCCGAGGAGCTCGGCGGCATCGGCACGGAACGCTCGGTGGTGACCAACGCGCTCGTCGCGGAAGCGCTTGCGCACGGCGACCTCGGCCTGGCCGTGGCCGTGCTCGCGCCGTCGGCGGTGAGCACCGCGCTGGTCAGCTGGGGCGACGAGCAGCAGCAGGCCGACTACCTGCCCGCCTTCACCGGCGAGCACGTCCCGGCCGCGGCGCTGGCGCTGCAGGAGCAGAAAGCGCTCTACGACCCCTTCAAGCCCGCCACGAAGGCGCGCCGCACCCCGAAGGGCTACCAGCTCGACGGGGTGAAGTCGCTGGTCCCGCGGGCGACGCAGGCGGAGCTGTTCATCGTGTCGGCCGACCTCGAAGGCCGCGGCCCGGCACTGTTCCTCGTCGAGTCGTCGAACGCCGGGGTGTCCATCGAGGCCGAGCCGGCGATGGGCCTGCGCGGCGCCGCGACCGGCAAGCTGCACCTCGAGCAGGTCGCGCTGCCCGCGGGCGCGCTGCTCGGCGGCGGGAAGGCGGACGTCTTCGCCGAGGTCGTCCGGCTGTCGCGGCTCGGCTGGGCGGCGCTGGCCGCCGGCACCGCGAAGGCCGTCCTCGACTACGTCGTCCCCTACGTCAACGAGCGGACGGCGTTCGGCGAGCCGATCAGCCACCGGCAGGCGGTGGCGTTCTCCGTCGCCGACATCGCGATCGAGCTGGAGGGCCTGCGGCTGGTGACGCTGCGCGCCGCGGCGCGGGCCGAGCAGGGCAAGTCCTACGCCCGCGAGGTCGCGCTGGCGCGGAAGCTGGCCGTGGACAAGGGCATGCAGATCGGCAACGCGGGCGTGCAGCTGCTCGGCGGGCACGGCTTCGTCAAGGAGCACCCGGTCGAGCGCTGGTACCGGGACCTGCGGGCCATCGGCGTCATGGAAGGCGCCGTCCTTCTCTAG
- a CDS encoding acyl-CoA dehydrogenase family protein, which yields MINLEVPKKAGALINQAYQAAAEVFRPISRKYDRAEHTYPAELDMFAALLDGLNSSGEGGAGAAGVRRSGSDDSAKGNRNGANLNVVLGTIEMCWGDVGLLLSMPRQGLGNAAIGSVATDEQLERFSGMWAAMAITEPAFGSDSAAVSTTARLDGDHYVLNGEKIFVTSGERADAVVVWATLDKSKGRAAIKSFVVEKGTPGFEVVRTEHKLGIRASDTAVLRFENCRVPRENLLGTPEIDTKKGFAGVMQTFDNTRPLVAAMAIGVARAALEETREILTAAGVTIDYDRPANSQHAAAAEFLRLEADYESAYLLTLESAWMADNRQPNSLQASMAKAKAGRSVVEIALKCVELTGAYSEESLLEKWARDAKILDIFEGTQQIQQLIVARRILGKSSAELK from the coding sequence ATGATCAACCTGGAAGTCCCCAAGAAGGCCGGCGCGCTGATCAACCAGGCGTACCAGGCCGCGGCCGAGGTGTTCCGGCCGATCTCGCGCAAGTACGACCGCGCGGAGCACACGTACCCGGCCGAGCTGGACATGTTCGCGGCGCTGCTGGACGGCCTCAACTCCTCCGGAGAGGGCGGCGCGGGCGCGGCGGGGGTACGCCGCTCCGGTTCCGACGATTCGGCCAAGGGAAATCGCAACGGCGCCAACCTGAACGTCGTCCTCGGCACGATCGAGATGTGCTGGGGTGACGTCGGCCTGCTGCTGTCGATGCCGCGCCAGGGCCTCGGCAACGCGGCGATCGGCTCGGTGGCGACGGACGAGCAGCTCGAGCGCTTCTCCGGCATGTGGGCCGCGATGGCGATCACCGAGCCCGCCTTCGGGTCGGACTCGGCGGCGGTCAGCACGACGGCTCGTCTCGACGGCGACCACTACGTGTTGAACGGCGAGAAGATCTTCGTGACGTCGGGCGAGCGCGCGGACGCGGTGGTCGTGTGGGCGACGCTGGACAAGAGCAAGGGCCGCGCGGCGATCAAGTCGTTCGTGGTCGAGAAGGGCACGCCGGGCTTCGAGGTGGTGCGCACCGAGCACAAGCTCGGCATCCGCGCCTCCGACACGGCGGTACTGCGCTTCGAGAACTGCCGCGTGCCTCGCGAAAACCTGCTGGGCACACCGGAAATCGACACGAAAAAGGGTTTCGCGGGCGTCATGCAGACGTTCGACAACACCCGGCCCCTGGTGGCGGCGATGGCGATCGGCGTGGCCCGCGCGGCGCTGGAGGAGACGCGCGAGATCCTCACCGCGGCCGGTGTCACCATCGACTACGACCGCCCGGCGAACAGCCAGCACGCGGCCGCGGCGGAGTTCCTCCGCCTGGAAGCGGACTACGAGTCGGCGTACCTGCTGACACTGGAATCGGCGTGGATGGCCGACAACCGCCAGCCGAACTCCCTGCAGGCATCCATGGCGAAGGCCAAGGCGGGGCGATCGGTGGTGGAGATCGCACTGAAGTGCGTCGAGCTTACCGGGGCGTACAGCGAAGAGTCGCTGCTCGAGAAGTGGGCGCGGGACGCGAAGATTCTGGATATCTTCGAGGGGACGCAGCAGATTCAGCAGCTGATCGTGGCTCGCCGGATCCTCGGGAAGTCTTCGGCTGAGCTGAAGTAG
- a CDS encoding alpha/beta hydrolase — MVSPPARLAAAASNVVGKVLHGGVADLRPMPRVLIDQGPNRSLYRMTHSGGTVSGPPILLVPPLAAPAICFDLRRGCSLIEHLIEGGRNTYLVDYGMVAFSDRRLGIEHWIDEVLPRAIRRVSADAGGQDVHLVSWSLGGIFSLLVNADRPDLPIASITAIGSPVDFTAIPIVAPFRPLVDLTNGHLLTPIYRVFGGAPSYLVSRVFRATGISKEIAKPLAILSHLDDRDYLAQIEAVDHFMSNMYAYPGRTFGQLYHRLFRTNDLAEGKVDLNGRIISLSSVRVPTLVVAGENDTIAPRPSVERVVELLDKAPEVRFKTAPGGHLGVLTGRKARGTTWRYLDEFLDDRIASS, encoded by the coding sequence ATGGTTTCACCACCCGCACGGCTGGCCGCCGCGGCGTCGAACGTGGTCGGCAAGGTGCTGCACGGCGGCGTCGCCGACCTGCGCCCGATGCCGCGGGTGCTGATCGACCAGGGCCCCAACCGCTCGCTGTACCGCATGACGCACAGCGGCGGGACGGTGTCCGGCCCGCCGATCCTGCTGGTGCCACCGCTGGCCGCGCCGGCGATCTGCTTCGACCTGCGCCGCGGCTGCAGCCTCATCGAGCACCTGATCGAGGGCGGCCGCAACACCTACCTCGTCGACTACGGCATGGTGGCGTTCTCCGACCGGCGCCTGGGCATCGAGCACTGGATCGACGAGGTGCTCCCACGCGCGATCCGGCGCGTGAGTGCGGACGCCGGCGGCCAGGACGTGCACCTGGTGTCGTGGTCGCTCGGCGGGATCTTCTCGCTGCTGGTGAACGCCGACCGCCCGGACCTGCCGATCGCCTCGATCACCGCGATCGGCTCGCCGGTCGACTTCACGGCCATCCCGATCGTGGCGCCGTTCCGCCCGCTGGTGGACCTGACGAACGGCCACCTGCTGACCCCCATCTACCGCGTGTTCGGCGGCGCACCGTCCTATTTGGTCAGCCGCGTGTTCCGCGCGACGGGCATCAGCAAGGAAATCGCCAAGCCGCTGGCGATCCTGTCCCACCTCGACGACCGCGATTACCTGGCCCAGATCGAGGCGGTCGACCACTTCATGAGCAACATGTACGCGTATCCGGGCCGCACGTTCGGCCAGCTGTACCACCGATTGTTCCGCACGAACGACCTGGCGGAGGGCAAGGTGGACCTGAACGGCCGGATCATTTCGCTGTCTTCGGTCCGCGTGCCGACCCTGGTGGTGGCGGGCGAGAACGACACGATCGCGCCAAGGCCCTCGGTGGAGCGCGTGGTGGAGCTGCTGGACAAGGCCCCGGAGGTCCGCTTCAAGACGGCGCCGGGTGGGCACCTGGGCGTCCTGACGGGCCGGAAGGCGCGAGGCACGACGTGGCGCTACCTGGACGAGTTCCTGGACGACCGGATCGCGTCGTCCTGA
- a CDS encoding SDR family oxidoreductase, which yields MAEELAGKVVVITGGGQGIGAATASALSRLGAKVVIGDLDQVRAEKTAGELGADALPLDVTDIRGFTEFLDEVERRHGRIDVLINNAGIMPLGNLDEESDATTRRQLEINLHAVIHGTREAVRRMRPRRGGHIVNVASFAGKAGFPGAATYCATKHAVVGLSEAVHLELHGSGVHVSCVMPGIVRTELASGLGEAKMFKSVRPEDVADAIVSALRKPRFDVFVPRSLGTMGKLTRLLPRRAGEALARTLKADRLLASAAHSPARAAYEARAAESGPGVTRTDQ from the coding sequence ATGGCCGAGGAACTCGCGGGCAAGGTCGTCGTCATCACCGGCGGCGGGCAGGGGATCGGCGCGGCAACCGCGTCGGCGCTGTCCCGGCTGGGCGCGAAGGTGGTGATCGGCGACCTCGACCAGGTCCGGGCGGAGAAGACGGCCGGCGAGCTGGGTGCCGACGCGCTGCCGCTGGACGTCACCGACATCCGCGGGTTCACCGAGTTCCTCGACGAGGTCGAACGCCGGCACGGCCGGATCGACGTGCTGATCAACAACGCCGGCATCATGCCGCTCGGCAACCTCGATGAGGAGAGCGACGCGACGACCCGGCGTCAGCTGGAGATCAACCTGCACGCCGTCATCCACGGCACGCGCGAGGCGGTGCGGCGGATGCGGCCGCGGCGCGGCGGGCACATCGTCAACGTCGCTTCGTTCGCGGGCAAGGCCGGTTTCCCCGGCGCGGCGACCTACTGCGCGACCAAGCACGCCGTCGTCGGGCTGTCCGAGGCGGTGCACCTGGAGCTGCACGGCAGCGGCGTCCACGTCTCGTGCGTGATGCCGGGCATCGTGCGGACGGAGCTCGCGAGCGGCCTCGGCGAGGCGAAGATGTTCAAGTCCGTGCGGCCGGAAGATGTGGCCGACGCCATCGTATCCGCACTGCGGAAGCCTCGTTTCGACGTTTTCGTGCCCCGCTCGCTGGGCACTATGGGCAAGCTCACGCGGCTGCTGCCGCGGCGGGCGGGTGAAGCGCTCGCCCGGACGTTGAAAGCGGACCGGCTTTTGGCTTCAGCAGCCCATTCCCCGGCCCGCGCGGCGTACGAAGCACGGGCCGCGGAGAGCGGGCCGGGGGTAACTCGGACGGACCAGTGA
- a CDS encoding GNAT family N-acetyltransferase, whose product MDNIVIRSGDSGDTDTLLGFFDEAIEWLVARGSSGQWGTEPWSRVPKRVEGVKGMAADPGLRIAVVDGEAAGALIVSEEHDRHVPAVDERELYIRLLITSRRFTGRRVGGRLVEYALDEARRRGIDLVRVDCWAGGDGELQRYYESQGFKPTVRFNVGEWVGQVLEQRVG is encoded by the coding sequence ATGGACAACATCGTCATCCGTTCGGGTGATTCGGGGGACACGGACACGCTGCTGGGCTTCTTCGACGAAGCCATCGAATGGCTGGTCGCCCGCGGCAGTTCGGGGCAGTGGGGGACCGAACCGTGGAGCCGGGTCCCGAAGCGCGTCGAGGGGGTCAAGGGCATGGCGGCGGACCCGGGCCTGCGGATCGCGGTGGTCGACGGCGAGGCCGCCGGCGCGCTGATCGTCTCGGAGGAGCACGACCGGCACGTGCCCGCGGTCGACGAGCGCGAGCTGTACATCCGGCTGCTCATCACGTCGCGGCGGTTCACCGGGCGGCGCGTCGGCGGGCGCCTCGTCGAGTACGCGCTCGACGAGGCGCGGCGGCGCGGCATCGACCTCGTGCGCGTCGACTGCTGGGCCGGGGGTGACGGCGAACTGCAGCGGTACTACGAGAGCCAGGGGTTCAAGCCGACCGTCCGGTTCAACGTCGGCGAATGGGTCGGGCAGGTGCTGGAGCAGCGCGTGGGGTAG
- the map gene encoding type I methionyl aminopeptidase has product MVEIKTESELAMMREAGRVVANTLHAVKEAAAIGVSLRELDEVAAHVISEAGAKPSFLHYQPRSAPTPYPNVLCASVNDVVVHGIPTAYRLQDGDLVSIDCGAILDGWNGDAAISFVVGNADPADLALIEATERALAAGIAAAQPGAKLGDISSAIGAAGRARGHGMLEDHGGHGIGRAMHEDPHLPNEGRAGRGMRLKPGLALAIEPMLTRGGDAYRYADDGWSILTVDGSRAAHVEHTIAITEDGPRVLTVR; this is encoded by the coding sequence ATGGTCGAGATAAAAACGGAGTCCGAGCTGGCGATGATGCGCGAAGCGGGCCGGGTGGTGGCGAACACCCTGCACGCGGTCAAGGAGGCGGCCGCGATCGGCGTCTCGCTGCGTGAGCTGGACGAAGTCGCCGCCCACGTCATCAGCGAAGCCGGCGCGAAACCGTCGTTCCTGCACTACCAGCCGCGGTCGGCGCCGACGCCCTACCCGAACGTCCTCTGCGCCAGCGTCAACGACGTCGTCGTGCACGGCATCCCGACCGCGTACCGCCTCCAGGACGGCGACCTGGTCAGCATCGACTGCGGCGCCATCCTCGACGGCTGGAACGGGGACGCGGCGATCAGCTTCGTCGTCGGCAACGCCGATCCCGCCGACCTCGCGCTCATCGAGGCCACCGAGCGGGCGCTGGCCGCCGGGATCGCCGCCGCCCAGCCGGGTGCGAAGCTCGGCGACATCTCGTCCGCGATCGGCGCCGCCGGCCGCGCACGCGGCCACGGCATGCTCGAGGACCACGGCGGCCACGGGATCGGCCGCGCGATGCACGAAGACCCGCACCTGCCGAACGAGGGCCGCGCGGGTCGCGGGATGCGGCTCAAGCCGGGACTCGCGCTGGCGATCGAGCCGATGCTCACCCGGGGCGGCGACGCCTACCGCTACGCCGACGACGGCTGGTCGATCCTCACCGTGGACGGCAGCCGGGCCGCGCACGTCGAGCACACCATCGCCATCACCGAAGACGGCCCGCGGGTGCTCACCGTGCGGTAG
- a CDS encoding YbaB/EbfC family nucleoid-associated protein: MTQSMPSGGDPLAAFTVELEEIRAKAAAAQEKLRSAVATVRSPDGAVTVTVGPSGVLQDLRFGPRAYERSPQTLSGLVLQLIGRAQQKVSAEVADAFSGMVGENSAARELLDEFLPEPEPDAGGASAPRQAPEEPPAPPQHRPQPGPQQPQRGQPRRRPRQAPEEDDGESNPW, encoded by the coding sequence TTGACCCAGTCAATGCCTTCCGGCGGCGATCCGTTGGCCGCGTTCACTGTCGAACTCGAGGAAATCCGGGCGAAAGCCGCAGCGGCTCAGGAGAAGCTCCGGTCCGCCGTCGCCACCGTGCGGTCGCCGGACGGCGCGGTCACGGTGACCGTCGGCCCGAGCGGCGTCCTCCAGGACCTCCGGTTCGGACCCCGCGCGTACGAACGTTCCCCGCAAACCCTGTCCGGCCTGGTGCTGCAGCTGATCGGCCGGGCGCAGCAGAAGGTCTCGGCCGAGGTCGCCGACGCGTTCAGCGGCATGGTCGGCGAGAACTCGGCCGCCCGGGAGCTGCTCGACGAGTTCTTGCCGGAGCCGGAACCCGACGCCGGCGGCGCCTCCGCACCGCGGCAGGCGCCCGAGGAGCCTCCGGCGCCCCCGCAGCACCGGCCACAGCCGGGTCCGCAGCAGCCACAGCGTGGTCAGCCGCGCCGCCGTCCCCGGCAAGCGCCGGAAGAGGACGACGGCGAAAGCAACCCCTGGTAG
- a CDS encoding acyl-CoA dehydrogenase family protein, protein MIDFRLDEEYESLRKTVEDFAHAEVAPVIGDLYEKEEFPYAIVAKMGEMGLFGLPFPEEFGGMGGDYFALCLALEELARVDSSVAITLEAGVSLGAMPIYRFGTQEQKEKWLPSLCEGTALGGFGLTEPGGGSDAGATRTRASLDGDEWVVNGSKAFITNSGTDITRFVTATAVTDVMENGRKEISAILIPSGTPGFAVAPKYSKVGWNCSDTHELSFSDVRVPAENLIGVRGRGYAQFLSILDEGRVAIAALSVGLAQGCVDECLQYVKDRVAFGKRIGEYQAIQFKIADMEVRTHTARLAYYQAASKMLRGEPFKKEASIAKLVASNAAMDNARDATQIFGGYGFMNEFPVSRFYRDAKILEIGEGTSEVQKMLISRHLGVA, encoded by the coding sequence GTGATCGACTTCCGCCTGGACGAGGAGTACGAGTCCCTCCGCAAGACCGTCGAGGACTTCGCGCACGCGGAGGTCGCGCCGGTGATCGGCGACCTGTACGAGAAGGAAGAGTTCCCGTACGCCATCGTCGCGAAGATGGGCGAGATGGGCCTGTTCGGCCTGCCGTTCCCCGAGGAGTTCGGCGGCATGGGCGGCGACTACTTCGCGCTGTGCTTGGCGCTGGAGGAGCTGGCCCGGGTCGATTCGTCGGTGGCGATCACCCTGGAAGCCGGCGTTTCCCTCGGCGCGATGCCGATCTACCGCTTCGGGACGCAGGAGCAGAAGGAGAAGTGGCTCCCTTCGCTGTGCGAGGGCACCGCTTTGGGCGGCTTCGGCCTGACCGAACCCGGCGGCGGTTCGGACGCGGGAGCGACGCGCACGCGTGCCTCTCTGGACGGTGACGAGTGGGTCGTCAACGGCAGCAAGGCGTTCATCACGAACTCGGGCACCGACATCACCCGGTTCGTCACGGCCACCGCCGTCACCGACGTGATGGAGAACGGCCGCAAGGAGATCTCGGCGATCCTGATCCCGTCCGGCACACCGGGCTTCGCGGTGGCCCCGAAGTACTCCAAGGTCGGCTGGAACTGCTCGGACACCCACGAGCTGTCCTTTTCGGACGTCCGGGTGCCGGCGGAGAACCTGATCGGCGTCCGCGGCCGCGGGTACGCGCAGTTCCTGTCTATTTTGGACGAAGGCCGCGTCGCGATCGCCGCGTTGTCGGTCGGTCTCGCGCAGGGCTGCGTGGACGAGTGCCTCCAGTACGTCAAGGACCGGGTGGCGTTCGGCAAGCGGATCGGCGAGTACCAGGCGATCCAGTTCAAGATCGCGGACATGGAGGTCCGCACGCACACCGCCCGCCTGGCGTACTACCAGGCGGCGTCGAAGATGCTGCGCGGCGAGCCGTTCAAGAAGGAGGCGTCGATCGCGAAGCTGGTGGCCTCGAACGCGGCGATGGACAACGCGCGCGACGCGACGCAGATCTTCGGCGGCTACGGGTTCATGAACGAGTTCCCGGTGAGCCGCTTCTACCGCGACGCGAAGATCCTGGAGATCGGCGAGGGGACGAGCGAGGTCCAGAAGATGCTGATCTCACGCCACCTCGGCGTCGCCTGA
- a CDS encoding acetyl-CoA carboxylase biotin carboxylase subunit, whose translation MFDSVLVANRGEIAVRVIRTLRDLGIRAVAVYSDADADARHVREAHTAVRIGPAEASKSYLSIPAIVDAAVASGAQAVHPGYGFLAENAEFARACEAAGLVFIGPPVAAIDAMGDKIRAKATVSKAGVPVVPGASDVDIPDGGFAEAAAKVGYPLLLKPSAGGGGKGMRLVHAPEELDAAIESARREAKGSFGDDTLLMERFVTTPRHIEIQVLADTHGNVVHLGERECSLQRRHQKIIEEAPSVLLDPATREKMGSAAVEAARSVGYVGAGTVEFIMSAHDPDEFFFMEMNTRLQVEHPVTELVTGLDLVEWQVRVAAGEHLTLRQEDVVLNGHAVEARVYAEDPARGFIPTGGTVLAVHEPSGDGVRVDSWMAPGAVVGSNYDPMLAKVIAWGPDRAAALHRLDLALADTALLGIGTNTAFLRGLLADADVRAGRLDTELVDRRLSTLVSTEVPAEFFVAAALDRFLELQPSGPVVDPWDVPDGWRMGGSGGVTFRLKSGAARAVVRVQGTPAAATVSVDDASPVQVSARRDGDVLEIRHAGGFHRYRQACAPDRTVWLARDGLSFPFGEQEFVLASRGEAAGAGPVTSPMPGTVLVVKVAAGDVVQAGTPLLVVEAMKMEHTVTAPIDGVVSELPVRVGQQVALDETLAVVTPQEEQQ comes from the coding sequence ATGTTCGACTCAGTTTTGGTCGCGAACCGGGGCGAGATCGCGGTCCGGGTCATCCGCACGCTGCGGGACCTCGGCATCCGCGCGGTCGCCGTGTACAGCGACGCGGACGCCGACGCCCGGCACGTCCGCGAGGCGCACACGGCCGTGCGGATCGGGCCCGCGGAGGCGTCGAAGAGCTACCTGTCGATCCCGGCCATCGTGGACGCCGCCGTGGCTTCCGGTGCGCAGGCGGTGCACCCCGGGTACGGCTTCCTGGCGGAGAACGCCGAGTTCGCGCGGGCCTGCGAGGCCGCCGGGCTGGTGTTCATCGGCCCGCCGGTCGCGGCGATCGACGCCATGGGCGACAAGATCCGCGCCAAGGCGACGGTGTCGAAGGCCGGGGTCCCGGTCGTCCCCGGTGCGTCCGATGTGGACATCCCGGACGGCGGCTTTGCCGAGGCGGCTGCGAAAGTCGGCTATCCGCTGCTGCTCAAGCCGTCCGCCGGCGGTGGGGGCAAGGGGATGCGCCTGGTGCACGCGCCCGAGGAACTGGACGCCGCGATCGAGTCCGCGCGGCGCGAAGCCAAGGGGTCCTTCGGCGACGACACGCTGCTGATGGAGCGGTTCGTCACGACCCCGCGGCACATCGAGATCCAGGTGCTGGCCGACACGCACGGCAACGTCGTCCACCTCGGCGAGCGCGAGTGCAGCCTGCAGCGGCGGCACCAGAAGATCATCGAAGAAGCGCCGTCGGTGCTCCTGGATCCCGCGACGCGCGAAAAGATGGGTTCGGCGGCGGTCGAGGCCGCGCGCTCGGTCGGGTACGTGGGTGCCGGAACCGTCGAGTTCATCATGTCGGCCCACGACCCGGACGAGTTCTTCTTCATGGAGATGAACACCCGGCTGCAGGTCGAGCACCCGGTCACCGAGCTGGTCACCGGCCTCGACCTCGTCGAGTGGCAGGTCCGGGTGGCGGCAGGGGAACACCTTACCCTCCGGCAGGAAGACGTCGTCCTCAATGGACACGCGGTCGAAGCTCGCGTGTACGCCGAAGACCCGGCGCGCGGCTTCATCCCGACCGGGGGCACGGTGCTGGCGGTGCACGAGCCGTCCGGCGACGGCGTGCGCGTCGACTCCTGGATGGCGCCCGGCGCGGTGGTCGGCTCGAACTACGACCCGATGCTGGCCAAGGTCATCGCCTGGGGCCCGGACCGCGCGGCGGCGCTGCACCGGCTCGACCTGGCGCTGGCCGACACGGCGTTGCTGGGCATCGGCACGAACACGGCGTTCCTGCGCGGCCTGCTGGCCGACGCCGACGTCCGCGCCGGCCGGCTGGACACCGAGCTCGTCGACCGCCGGCTGTCCACTTTGGTCTCAACGGAGGTGCCCGCGGAATTCTTCGTCGCGGCCGCCCTGGACCGGTTCCTGGAGCTGCAGCCGTCCGGACCGGTGGTGGACCCGTGGGACGTGCCGGATGGCTGGCGGATGGGCGGCTCCGGCGGGGTGACGTTCCGGCTGAAGTCCGGCGCCGCCCGCGCGGTGGTCCGGGTGCAGGGCACACCCGCCGCGGCGACGGTGTCCGTCGACGACGCTTCGCCGGTCCAGGTGTCGGCTCGGCGCGACGGCGACGTGCTCGAGATCCGGCACGCGGGCGGGTTCCACCGCTACCGCCAGGCGTGCGCTCCGGACCGGACGGTCTGGCTGGCGCGCGACGGGCTGAGTTTTCCGTTCGGGGAACAGGAGTTCGTGCTGGCGTCGCGCGGAGAGGCCGCCGGCGCCGGCCCGGTCACCAGCCCGATGCCGGGCACGGTGCTCGTGGTGAAGGTCGCGGCCGGTGACGTGGTGCAGGCCGGGACGCCGTTGCTGGTCGTCGAAGCGATGAAGATGGAGCACACGGTCACCGCGCCGATCGACGGTGTGGTCAGCGAACTCCCCGTCCGGGTGGGCCAACAGGTCGCGCTGGACGAAACCCTTGCCGTCGTTACGCCCCAAGAGGAGCAGCAGTGA